The nucleotide window ACCTATAGTACTCATAATAATGACGGAAATGGCAATCTTCGTGAAATCTAAGCCGATATATAAAGAAAACATCCCCATTTCTTCTGTTTCTTCTTCACCAAATCCCTGAATCATCGCATAATGCGTTATGACGGCAATAAAAAAGAGTAAGATGATCGTAGTAAGTAGTGTTGAAAGAAAGGCCGGTTTCGTTTTACTATTCACTTCATTAATATAAAAGAGATTGATACAACTAATTGCGACACAGGCAATTATAGTTAATGCTACTGCATTTACAGTTGGAGCATTCATAAAGAAAATCGTAACGATGATTACACCAAAATTAAAAAATAACGCCAAAAAGGACCTTACACCTTTTTTTCCTCCTATTAGGGTCATGAATAGAAATAATAATCCAGCTAATAAAACGATTACATTCATAGTCTAGCCTTCTTTCTATTTATAAAGAAAATGGTTGTATAGAGCCCGATTGGAATTGTTAAAACAATTCCGATTCCTCCTGCTAATGCTCGAACGAGTTCTAAGGAAAGGTTCAATGAAAGTGTGTAACCGAATGGAGAAGCATTTTTAAAATAAAGTATGAGCATAGGAATGGAACCACTTACATAAGCAAAAAATAGAATATTCGTCATTGTGCCCATAATATCTTTACCAATTTCCATGCCAGATTGGATCAGTGCTTTTACTGAAATGGTATGATCTTTCTCATATAATCCAAAAATTGAAGAAGACATTGTTATCGCTACATCCATTACAGCACCTAGCGAACCAATAAAGAGTCCGGCCATAAATACCGTTTTATATGGTCGTGTGATAAACTGTAATTCCTCATAACGGAGCCCGTTTTCACCTGTGATTAACAGACATACATATGTAATGAGGAGGGCAGTAAATGTACCCAATAATGTTGCGATTATAGCTGCATAGGTCTTCTCATTAACCCCATTCACCAATAATAAGGAAACGACAGTAAATAAAATAATACTAATACCACAAATCCATAAAAGGCTTTGGTTCGCATGTTGAATATAAAGATCTAAAGCAAATGATAAGAGGGTGGCATTAAATAGTAAACTAAAAACCGATAACAAGCCTTGCTTTTTCCCAATAATTAATAATACAAAAATAAATACCCAGGCAATGATGGCTAAATATTTATCCCGTTTAACGCCGGTAATCGTTCCAGTTATTTTTTGACCTTCTTCGTCTTGCGCATTGATTGTAACAAAAAGTTCATTACCTACTTCGTATTTATGATCAAAAGCCTGTGATTTTGAAAATTCATTTGTTATATGAACAAGTGATCCTTTATTCTCTCCATTTTTCATTTTTGCAATTATTTGTTGTGTATATAATGTATCTTCGTTATTATGCATATCCTGAACGTCGATTGTACTCTCAATATTTGATTTGATTACTTCCGCAATCGTGCTTTCATATAAAGCGTAATTGTTAAAAACAAATATAATCGAACTAATACAACAAAAAAGAACAGCAATAAAAAAAATACGTTGTTTTAATAGTATTCTGCTATATAAATTTTTAATAGTATGCATTTATACACGTCCTTCTATAAATATTGATTGAATAGCACCGCTTAAGTATTAGATTTTTAAGAGAACGTTAAGCAACGTTAAAGAATTATTCTAACAAAGTAAACGAATCTTGACCAATGGATTTCCTTTAGTTTATTACGATCACGAGTAACTGTAAGCGTCATATTTATAATATAATACATCAAACGGGTAAATTGTTTTGTGTTAAAATAATCTATAAAATACTAAAATTTTCTCTTTCGGTGCATATATTTGTGAATTTTGAGGGGGTTGTAAATTGTGGGCATGAATGATTCTGGACACTTTAATAGTAAAAGTACACATGATTATTTACAGCAAGTAATAGACCAATATAAGACCGCTATTCAAAATTTTTATGTTTTATTTATTTTTGATGAGCTTGAAACACAGTATGATTATTATTTCTTATACAAACAACATATGTCAGAAGGATCTATCATTTCTTTGGATCAAAATGATATGTTTTCTACTTCAAAAAGTTTTGTATTAACAGAAGACGCATATTTACAAAATGAGGAGCTATTTTATAAATTTCGTATACAGGCGAGAAACCGTACAATCGAAAAGATGGCGAAGTCTGTCATATTTTATGTTGTTGCACAAAATGACCATGCGAATTATTCCATTTTAAGTAATCAACAGCTACTTGATGAGGCGCTTGAAAAGACAAAAAGAATTATACAAAAGTCAACATTCATTAGTGACCCGATTACATGGGATTATTTTTATAGTTGGTGTAGAGCTCAGTTAACGACACTTGTTTTTGAGGAAATGGTCATTACATATGGTGTGAATGGTCTAAAAGAATTAACACCATTCCAATTAAATGACTTATTTTTCAAGTTATTAACAACCAATTTGACGAGTAATAAGGAGTTTATAAATAAGTTTGCACGCGCGGTTGATTTATATATTCAAGAATGGCAACGAAAAATTATTCATGAATTAAACAATAATATTCAAACGTATTTACGAATTGAGAATGCAGTTGAAAAGCAAGAGGTTAAACGAGGGGAACGAGATTTTTTACAAATGACAACGGTTCCAAATTATATAGTTGTTTTAAACAGTGTTATTTATCATGCAGTGCGGGAAGCAATCTATCGACGAGATTTTACTCAAGGTGAGCCAGATTCTTGGCCAAAGTACCACTTTATTAAAGGGAAGACGAAAGGGCATATTCGCATTATTCCAAAATTAGAAAAAGATAAAAATAGAATGAATTTAAACGAAAATTCTTTAATTATGGCACATAATATCGTACAAAAATTATCAACGATTGATGTCGATGTACTTGATATTTTATGTAGCTTGTTTTTGCATAGAGCAAAACATCCTGAGGAAGTAGTCGAAATCGAATTAGCAGATATTTTAGTGATGCGCGGCTTAAAGGCAAAGTTAGGTGGAGAAGGTAGGCGTGGCGGCTTTGAAGCAAAGCAAAAAGAGCAAGTGATACAGGCTTTAAGTAATATTCAAAGTTTATGGCTGACGATTGAAAAAACGGTATTGTATAAAAACAATCAACCTGTTCAAGTTGGCGTACAAGGAAGAACTTTTCTGTTTAAATACAAAGACGGAAAAGAATATGTAGTGAATAAAGAAAATTGTAGCAAAACGATTTCATTTACAGTTGATAAAGTTTTTGCAAAATATTTAACCTCATCGCAAAGACAGGTTGCTTTATTGCCGATAAAGGCACTTCGATATCATGCATATCGGTTCAATTGTGAAAAGCAACTATGTCGATATTTGAGTTGGCGTTGGCGCACACAAGCCTTTAAAGGGGATTTTTTGCAGTTAAATAAAATTAGCACACTACTAGAGGCTAGTGGTGAAATTTTAAATGAACGCTCACCGATGCGAACTCGTGAAAGATTTGAAAAAGCACTTGATCAACTTACAGCCGACGATATTGTTGCAGCTTGGCACTATGTAAATTGGGACGAAAATTTAGCGTTAAGTAAAGGCTGGACAAAATATTGGCTGAATACATCTGTTGTGATTGAGCCATCGGATGTTGTGAAGGAGCATTACCGCTCGATTAAAAAAGTTAATAAAAACACTGCCCTACAAAATGAAACCGCTTTAAAAAAAAATGCAGTCCATCGAAAAATAGGTGAACGCTTACTTGAAATTCGCAAGGAATATAAACTCACACTACTAACTGTAGCAGAAGAACTCCAAGTATCAGCTTCCTATGTCAGTAATATTGAACGTAATCAAGCAAAGCCATCTGCAAAACTAAGAATGAGAATAGTAAAGTGGATGGAGAAGTTTGATTAACCGACTTTACTAAAAAAATAATTTAGGAATATCGTGTTTTTGATATGCCTTCCCTTCGTTAACGCAACTGTGTTAGTATTTTATAATTGTAAAATGTAAGGCTTTTCCAAAGGTAATTTGAAATTACTTTCGGAAAAGCTTTTTTAGTGGCTAAAAAGTATAAGATTTTAAGGGAATCCACATAAGTAAAGACATCATTTCGTTCTATTTTAGTATGAAATGTGTTTTTTTAGTATTTGTGAATGCGCTTACAATGTGTTGGTGTCGAGGTTAAATCGCGTGATTGTCGGGGTTAAAGTGTGCATAGAAATTTTCATAGAAATTTTCAGGTTAGCTATATCAACGGCTGAAGTACTTTATTTTAAAATAGTATGGTCTTTATAAGTATATAAATTTAGATTTCATAATTTTCTTATTATTCAAAAAACAGGAGGTAAAATATTGTTACAGATGTGATATCTGATGAAAACAATACTAGGGGTGATAGTTGATGACTCAACAAGTAATAGGTTATGAATCGTTAAGGCCATTGTTAAACCCAAAGTCGATTGCTGTATTAGGTGCATCAGAAAACAAGTATAAAATCGGGCATTTACAAATTCAAGCTTTAATTGATGGAAAATTTCAAGGTGATATTATTCCTATCCACCCTTCAGCAAGTGAAATTGCAGGGTTAAAAAGCTATCCAACATTAGCAGACGTACCGAATGAGATTGATCTAGTTATTTTTTGTGTTAGCTACAATCAAATAAAAGCAGGGTTAGTAGCATGTGCTGAAAAGAAAGTAAAGTCGGCCATTATTTTTGCATCAGGTTTTTCTGAAACAGGTGTAGAAGGTCAAAAGTTACAGCAAGAATTAGCACAATATGCGCAACAACATGGCATTCGCCTAGTTGGACCTAACTGTGTAGGGCTTGTGAACACTTCAAACGGCCTAATCGGAACCTTTTCACCAGCTATTTTAACAGTACCAATGAATGGAAAGAAAGGTGTAGGTTATGTGTCTCAAAGTGGCGCATTTGGTGTTTTAACATATATGGCCGCTGCTCAACATGGGATTAGCTTTAATTATTTCATTAGTACAGGAAATGAAATGGATGCTAGTTTTGAAGATTTCGTTGAGTATATGGTGCACGACGATGAGACGAGCATTATTAGTGGCTATTTAGAGGGAACAAAAAAACCAGAAAAATTAAAACTTCTAGCAAAACAAGCTTTAAATAAGAAAAAGCCTATTTTACTGATGAAAACAGGGCGTAGTAATGCAGGTAGTC belongs to Solibacillus sp. FSL R7-0682 and includes:
- a CDS encoding YibE/F family protein is translated as MNVIVLLAGLLFLFMTLIGGKKGVRSFLALFFNFGVIIVTIFFMNAPTVNAVALTIIACVAISCINLFYINEVNSKTKPAFLSTLLTTIILLFFIAVITHYAMIQGFGEEETEEMGMFSLYIGLDFTKIAISVIIMSTIGAITDAAIAISSPMREMHFHHPIIERTELFQFGLSIGRDIIGTSTNTLFFAFFGSYLALLIWFKDLSYSIGEIVNSKVFSAEIITICCAAIGVTLVIPITAWITSYYLVKKN
- a CDS encoding YibE/F family protein; this translates as MHTIKNLYSRILLKQRIFFIAVLFCCISSIIFVFNNYALYESTIAEVIKSNIESTIDVQDMHNNEDTLYTQQIIAKMKNGENKGSLVHITNEFSKSQAFDHKYEVGNELFVTINAQDEEGQKITGTITGVKRDKYLAIIAWVFIFVLLIIGKKQGLLSVFSLLFNATLLSFALDLYIQHANQSLLWICGISIILFTVVSLLLVNGVNEKTYAAIIATLLGTFTALLITYVCLLITGENGLRYEELQFITRPYKTVFMAGLFIGSLGAVMDVAITMSSSIFGLYEKDHTISVKALIQSGMEIGKDIMGTMTNILFFAYVSGSIPMLILYFKNASPFGYTLSLNLSLELVRALAGGIGIVLTIPIGLYTTIFFINRKKARL
- a CDS encoding helix-turn-helix domain-containing protein — translated: MNDSGHFNSKSTHDYLQQVIDQYKTAIQNFYVLFIFDELETQYDYYFLYKQHMSEGSIISLDQNDMFSTSKSFVLTEDAYLQNEELFYKFRIQARNRTIEKMAKSVIFYVVAQNDHANYSILSNQQLLDEALEKTKRIIQKSTFISDPITWDYFYSWCRAQLTTLVFEEMVITYGVNGLKELTPFQLNDLFFKLLTTNLTSNKEFINKFARAVDLYIQEWQRKIIHELNNNIQTYLRIENAVEKQEVKRGERDFLQMTTVPNYIVVLNSVIYHAVREAIYRRDFTQGEPDSWPKYHFIKGKTKGHIRIIPKLEKDKNRMNLNENSLIMAHNIVQKLSTIDVDVLDILCSLFLHRAKHPEEVVEIELADILVMRGLKAKLGGEGRRGGFEAKQKEQVIQALSNIQSLWLTIEKTVLYKNNQPVQVGVQGRTFLFKYKDGKEYVVNKENCSKTISFTVDKVFAKYLTSSQRQVALLPIKALRYHAYRFNCEKQLCRYLSWRWRTQAFKGDFLQLNKISTLLEASGEILNERSPMRTRERFEKALDQLTADDIVAAWHYVNWDENLALSKGWTKYWLNTSVVIEPSDVVKEHYRSIKKVNKNTALQNETALKKNAVHRKIGERLLEIRKEYKLTLLTVAEELQVSASYVSNIERNQAKPSAKLRMRIVKWMEKFD